One stretch of Campylobacter sp. CCS1377 DNA includes these proteins:
- the bioC gene encoding malonyl-ACP O-methyltransferase BioC: MNFLKAKNYAKHAKAQDFMGLKLCEILRESKLTHFEKVFEFGCGRGEFSKKLEKIITFDEYLKNDILDFKENSNTLIFDMNEIAKQNLSKQKFDLITSNASLQWLDLKCILPSLRDMLNENGILLLSTFGKNNLKEIKQSTGLGLNYFSVDELKQIFTSHFGEVKITQEFINLEFKSALDVFRHLKFSGVNSLGFYPLNKGFLKEFEEKFQNKITYHSIFIICKKRVK, from the coding sequence TTGAATTTTTTAAAAGCAAAAAATTACGCAAAACACGCAAAAGCGCAAGATTTTATGGGTTTAAAGCTTTGCGAAATTTTAAGAGAATCAAAACTCACGCATTTTGAAAAAGTATTTGAATTTGGTTGTGGTAGGGGCGAGTTTAGTAAAAAGCTTGAAAAAATCATTACTTTTGATGAGTATTTAAAAAATGATATTTTGGATTTTAAAGAAAATTCTAACACTTTAATTTTTGATATGAATGAAATTGCAAAACAAAATTTAAGCAAGCAAAAATTTGATCTCATCACTTCAAATGCAAGTTTGCAATGGCTTGATTTAAAATGCATTTTACCAAGTCTTAGGGATATGCTTAATGAAAATGGTATTTTACTTCTTTCTACTTTTGGAAAAAATAATTTAAAAGAAATTAAGCAAAGCACGGGTTTGGGTTTAAATTATTTTAGTGTAGATGAGCTAAAGCAAATTTTTACAAGTCATTTTGGTGAAGTAAAAATTACGCAAGAGTTTATAAATTTGGAATTTAAAAGTGCTTTAGATGTTTTTAGACATTTAAAATTTAGCGGAGTAAATTCTTTGGGGTTTTATCCTTTAAATAAGGGTTTTTTAAAAGAATTTGAAGAAAAATTTCAAAACAAAATTACTTATCATTCTATTTTTATAATATGCAAAAAAAGAGTAAAATAA
- the modA gene encoding molybdate ABC transporter substrate-binding protein: MKKIFFILMMSVFSLSLNAEKISIFVASSASKAMSEIKDEFLKTHPDDEIELVFGASGKHYQLLTQGREFDLFFSADAKYAAQIAKDNNAISKPKIYALGVVALYSLDENLLNGGIEKLSEKADIISHLSIANPKVAPYGVVATQTLEKLGLDKIFKDKIVLGDNISQPVVHVDTGVAQVGIVAYSLVSPVNKPKGKVVLINEKYFTPLEQSFVITKYAKNKKLATQFADFVSSKQGKDIIKKYGFNTP, from the coding sequence ATGAAAAAGATATTTTTCATCTTAATGATGAGCGTTTTTTCACTTAGTTTAAACGCCGAAAAAATCAGTATTTTTGTCGCATCTTCTGCTTCTAAAGCCATGAGTGAAATTAAAGATGAGTTTTTAAAAACACATCCAGATGATGAAATAGAGCTTGTTTTTGGTGCTTCAGGAAAGCATTATCAGCTTTTGACGCAAGGAAGGGAATTTGATCTCTTTTTTTCAGCTGATGCAAAGTATGCCGCACAAATTGCAAAAGATAATAATGCAATTAGCAAACCAAAAATTTATGCCTTAGGTGTTGTGGCTTTGTATAGTTTGGATGAAAATTTACTTAACGGTGGCATTGAAAAATTGAGCGAAAAAGCAGATATTATTTCACATTTAAGTATAGCAAATCCAAAAGTTGCACCTTATGGAGTGGTTGCCACGCAAACACTTGAAAAACTAGGACTTGATAAGATTTTTAAAGATAAAATCGTTTTAGGTGATAATATTTCTCAGCCTGTGGTACATGTAGACACTGGAGTGGCACAAGTTGGCATCGTGGCTTATTCTTTGGTTTCACCCGTAAATAAACCCAAAGGAAAAGTGGTTTTAATTAATGAAAAATATTTCACTCCACTAGAACAAAGTTTTGTTATCACAAAATATGCCAAGAATAAAAAATTAGCTACCCAGTTTGCTGATTTTGTAAGTTCTAAACAAGGTAAAGATATCATTAAAAAATATGGATTTAACACACCTTGA
- a CDS encoding TOBE domain-containing protein translates to MNALNGKIIDLLNEDEIVIVKINIKEQIFSVLMLDLNSLQDLKISSNIQVLFKEHELSFALPNSILSVENSFSAKIKSIKKGKMLCHVFFDFKGDEISSIITKEKALRLNLKEGQEWLCFVKANDIILRAVDG, encoded by the coding sequence TTGAATGCTTTAAATGGTAAAATTATAGATCTTTTAAATGAAGATGAGATTGTCATTGTTAAGATCAACATTAAAGAGCAAATTTTTAGTGTTTTAATGCTTGATCTTAATTCTTTACAAGATCTAAAAATAAGCTCAAATATTCAAGTACTTTTTAAAGAACACGAACTTAGCTTTGCCTTGCCAAATTCCATTTTAAGTGTTGAAAATTCATTCTCGGCTAAAATTAAAAGTATTAAAAAAGGCAAAATGCTATGTCATGTATTTTTTGATTTTAAAGGTGATGAAATTTCAAGCATTATTACCAAAGAAAAGGCTTTAAGGCTTAATCTTAAAGAAGGACAAGAATGGCTTTGTTTTGTTAAGGCAAATGATATTATTTTAAGGGCAGTTGATGGATAG
- the modB gene encoding molybdate ABC transporter permease subunit, whose protein sequence is MMDSDFLQTLYLTFKLAFITTFILFFIGVFLAYLLSFVKLPFKSLVQTLVALPLVLPPSVLGFYLLVSFSANSFLGQFLKEYLNISLVFTFQGLVFASLIFSLPFMVNPLQSAFSSVNKNLLDASYTLGKSKIYTLFRVILPNSKVGIFSACAMSFAHTVGEFGVVMMIGGHKKGETLVASIAIYDELEVLNYTLAHQYAFTLFTLSFIILLSLYFVNKKFTL, encoded by the coding sequence TTGATGGATAGTGATTTTTTACAAACCTTGTATCTTACTTTTAAACTCGCATTTATCACTACTTTTATACTTTTTTTCATAGGAGTTTTTTTAGCCTATCTTTTAAGCTTTGTGAAATTACCTTTTAAGAGCTTGGTGCAAACCCTTGTGGCTTTGCCTTTGGTTTTACCGCCTAGTGTTTTGGGCTTTTATTTGCTTGTAAGCTTTTCAGCAAATAGCTTTTTGGGGCAGTTTTTAAAAGAATATTTAAATATTTCTTTAGTTTTTACTTTTCAAGGTTTGGTTTTTGCTTCTTTAATTTTTTCATTGCCTTTTATGGTAAATCCTTTGCAAAGTGCCTTTTCATCGGTAAATAAAAACCTACTTGATGCTTCTTACACTCTAGGAAAGAGTAAAATTTACACACTTTTTAGAGTGATTTTACCCAATTCTAAAGTGGGAATTTTTAGCGCTTGTGCGATGAGTTTTGCGCATACCGTTGGCGAATTTGGTGTTGTGATGATGATAGGTGGACATAAAAAAGGCGAAACTTTGGTTGCAAGTATAGCAATTTATGATGAGCTTGAAGTCTTAAACTATACTTTAGCGCATCAATACGCTTTTACTTTGTTTACGCTTTCTTTTATCATACTTTTAAGTCTTTATTTTGTCAATAAAAAATTTACTCTATAG
- a CDS encoding sulfate/molybdate ABC transporter ATP-binding protein gives MIKIDIKLPLDTAKGKKELVFNTHLRTNEITAIFGESGVGKTTLLKIIAGLIKPEFGRIEVENELWLDTQKNINLSIQKRKIGFVFQDYALFPNMSVKENISYAATSKQKVEELLNLMNLEKLAKIYPKNLSGGQAQRVALARALAREPQILLLDEPLSALDFKMRSFLQDELMKILQHFKITTLLVSHDLAEIYKLSHRILELNNGKIIKDAKTSEFFTQSNLSAKLRLSATLLEIKKSDILVVFTLLLNQDIIKITLSEEEFLKSYKDIKIGDTLLLSMKAFNPIIVGKI, from the coding sequence ATGATAAAAATTGATATAAAACTTCCCCTCGATACCGCAAAAGGCAAAAAAGAATTAGTTTTTAACACACATTTAAGGACAAATGAAATCACTGCTATTTTTGGAGAAAGTGGCGTAGGAAAAACGACTCTGCTAAAAATCATTGCAGGACTTATAAAACCTGAATTTGGACGCATAGAAGTGGAAAATGAGCTTTGGCTTGATACCCAAAAAAATATCAATTTATCTATACAAAAAAGAAAAATCGGTTTTGTTTTTCAAGATTATGCCCTTTTTCCAAATATGAGCGTAAAAGAAAACATTTCTTATGCTGCAACTTCAAAGCAAAAGGTAGAAGAGCTTTTAAATTTGATGAATTTGGAAAAGTTAGCTAAAATTTATCCTAAAAATTTAAGCGGAGGGCAAGCACAAAGAGTGGCTTTAGCAAGGGCTTTAGCAAGAGAGCCACAAATTTTGCTTTTAGATGAACCTTTGAGTGCGCTAGATTTTAAAATGCGTTCCTTTTTACAAGATGAGTTGATGAAAATTTTACAACATTTTAAAATTACTACTTTATTGGTTAGTCACGATTTGGCTGAAATTTATAAGCTAAGCCATAGAATTTTAGAGCTTAATAATGGCAAAATCATCAAAGATGCAAAGACAAGTGAATTTTTCACTCAATCAAATTTAAGTGCGAAATTGCGTTTAAGTGCGACTTTACTTGAGATTAAAAAAAGTGATATTTTAGTCGTTTTTACTTTACTTTTAAATCAAGATATTATTAAAATCACACTTAGCGAAGAAGAATTTTTAAAATCTTACAAAGATATAAAAATCGGCGATACACTTTTACTTTCCATGAAAGCCTTCAACCCTATCATTGTGGGAAAAATTTAA
- a CDS encoding 4-oxalocrotonate tautomerase family protein — protein sequence MPFVNIRITKENGEPMPKQKQELIEGVTDLLAKVLNKNKASTVVIIDEIEKDNYGLGGKTITEVRKEQKKS from the coding sequence ATGCCTTTTGTTAATATTAGAATCACAAAAGAAAACGGCGAACCTATGCCAAAGCAAAAGCAAGAATTGATTGAAGGTGTTACAGATTTACTTGCTAAGGTTTTAAACAAAAATAAAGCTTCTACTGTTGTCATTATCGATGAAATTGAAAAGGATAATTATGGTTTAGGCGGAAAAACTATCACTGAAGTGAGAAAAGAGCAGAAAAAAAGCTAG
- the blaOXA gene encoding class D beta-lactamase, with protein sequence MKKLFLLLFVLNLTFAKDLKLEDFFKNYNTNGVFVLFDGENYASNDFTRANKAFSPASTFKIFNALISLDSGVIKNEKEIFYHYKGEKVFLPSWAQDMNLSSAIKYSNVLAFKEVARKIGIKTMQKYLNDLHYGNAKISQIDTFWLDNSLKISAKDQVDLLFKLSQNTLPLSKKAQQSVKKMIYLKDMKNLELFGKTGWNEKIAWIVGFVRLKDENKFKSFALNLDISEFKDLYKREEILELYLDKILTKTEKM encoded by the coding sequence GTGAAAAAACTTTTTTTGCTTTTATTTGTGTTAAATTTGACTTTTGCTAAAGACTTAAAACTTGAAGATTTTTTTAAAAACTATAATACAAATGGCGTTTTTGTGCTTTTTGATGGCGAAAATTATGCAAGTAATGATTTTACAAGAGCCAATAAGGCCTTTTCTCCTGCTTCTACTTTTAAAATTTTTAATGCTTTAATCTCTCTTGATAGCGGTGTGATAAAGAATGAAAAAGAGATTTTTTATCACTATAAAGGTGAAAAAGTATTTTTGCCTTCTTGGGCGCAAGATATGAATTTAAGCTCGGCTATTAAATACTCTAATGTCCTTGCTTTTAAGGAAGTGGCAAGGAAAATTGGCATAAAAACCATGCAAAAATATTTAAATGATCTTCACTATGGCAATGCTAAAATTTCGCAAATTGATACTTTTTGGCTTGATAATTCACTTAAAATTAGCGCCAAAGATCAAGTGGATTTGCTTTTTAAACTTTCGCAAAATACTTTGCCACTTTCTAAAAAAGCACAACAAAGTGTTAAAAAAATGATTTATTTAAAAGATATGAAAAATTTAGAACTTTTTGGAAAAACAGGCTGGAATGAAAAAATCGCTTGGATAGTAGGTTTTGTGCGTTTAAAAGATGAAAATAAATTTAAATCTTTTGCACTTAATTTAGACATTAGCGAATTTAAAGATTTATATAAAAGAGAGGAAATTTTAGAACTTTATCTGGATAAAATTTTAACCAAAACCGAAAAAATGTAA
- a CDS encoding GNAT family N-acetyltransferase, whose protein sequence is MIRKGDIKDLEACIKLFKQSVKTLCAKDYTKDQIKAWLGIDEEKWKEKFKNDEIFIYEREGKIASFISIILDQKILDLLFTHPDFASQGLATNLLDFALRNYPHNEIYTFVSLSAKEFFLKNDFEIVRENEAIRANQILKNFLMKKELK, encoded by the coding sequence TTGATAAGAAAAGGTGATATTAAAGATTTAGAGGCTTGCATAAAGCTTTTTAAGCAAAGTGTAAAAACACTTTGTGCAAAAGATTATACAAAAGATCAAATTAAAGCTTGGCTTGGGATTGATGAAGAAAAATGGAAAGAAAAATTTAAAAATGATGAGATTTTCATCTATGAAAGAGAAGGTAAAATCGCTAGTTTTATAAGCATAATATTGGATCAAAAAATACTTGATTTACTTTTCACTCATCCTGATTTTGCTAGTCAGGGCTTAGCTACAAATTTACTTGATTTTGCTTTGAGAAATTATCCACATAATGAAATTTACACTTTTGTATCATTAAGCGCCAAAGAGTTTTTCTTAAAAAATGATTTTGAGATTGTAAGGGAAAATGAAGCTATAAGGGCTAATCAAATTTTAAAAAATTTTTTAATGAAAAAAGAATTAAAGTGA
- a CDS encoding ThiF family adenylyltransferase translates to MNDRFTRIKWLVNEENFNKLAQTKVLVCGLGGVGGICADALFRSGFSDLTLIDADKFEITNQNRQIHSENLGEEKAKVFEQIYNAKGIVSKIDDEFLANFDLSKFDLIIDAIDDIPAKVALANLIDFKRQIFISSTGGARKLDPTRIKTTSIFKTHGDALAKKFRYELRKSGFKGDFDVVFSDEEAVCKDLGSFMGVTASFGLALASLALRKVLDKKR, encoded by the coding sequence ATGAATGATAGATTTACTCGTATAAAATGGCTAGTAAATGAAGAAAATTTCAATAAATTAGCACAAACCAAAGTGCTTGTATGCGGACTTGGTGGAGTAGGTGGAATATGCGCAGATGCGCTTTTTAGAAGCGGTTTTAGTGATCTTACTTTAATTGATGCGGACAAATTTGAAATCACCAATCAAAACCGCCAAATTCATAGTGAAAATTTAGGAGAAGAAAAAGCTAAGGTTTTTGAACAAATTTATAATGCTAAAGGCATAGTTAGCAAGATTGATGATGAGTTTTTGGCTAATTTTGATTTAAGTAAATTTGATCTTATAATCGATGCGATTGATGATATTCCAGCCAAAGTTGCGTTAGCAAATTTGATTGACTTTAAACGCCAAATTTTTATTTCTTCTACAGGTGGTGCTAGAAAGCTTGATCCAACACGCATTAAAACCACAAGTATTTTTAAAACCCATGGAGACGCACTAGCAAAAAAATTCCGCTATGAACTTAGAAAATCAGGCTTTAAGGGCGATTTTGATGTGGTGTTTTCTGATGAAGAAGCGGTGTGTAAAGATCTTGGCTCTTTTATGGGAGTAACTGCTTCTTTTGGGCTCGCACTAGCTTCTTTAGCATTAAGGAAAGTCCTTGATAAGAAAAGGTGA
- the surE gene encoding 5'/3'-nucleotidase SurE has product MKEILITNDDGYESEGLRKLVKMLRKEFKAKITIVAPAYEKSACSHSITLTKPLRFVKVGKRFYKLDDGTPADCVYLALHALYKTRLPDLVISGINKGANVGEDITYSGTCAGAMEAVLQGIPAIALSQFYKKSEKEFDFKNTLKITKKIVKKIFDQGFPLDKKEFLNINFPSPKSEFKGVKVCKAGKRVYNFKAHSNVNPRGVEYFWLAAANLDFEDETNSDIALLKQGYATITPIMLDLSAYEKMKKVKKWLKANDE; this is encoded by the coding sequence ATGAAAGAAATTTTAATCACAAATGATGATGGATATGAGAGCGAAGGGCTTAGAAAACTTGTCAAAATGCTAAGAAAAGAATTTAAAGCTAAAATCACCATAGTAGCCCCAGCTTATGAAAAATCAGCATGTTCGCACTCCATAACACTTACAAAACCTTTGCGTTTTGTAAAAGTAGGAAAAAGATTTTATAAGCTTGATGATGGCACTCCTGCAGATTGCGTTTATCTAGCTTTGCACGCACTTTACAAAACGCGTTTGCCCGATCTTGTCATAAGTGGAATTAATAAGGGTGCAAATGTGGGCGAAGACATCACATATTCAGGCACTTGTGCGGGTGCAATGGAAGCAGTTTTGCAAGGAATTCCTGCTATTGCACTTTCGCAATTTTATAAAAAAAGCGAAAAAGAATTTGATTTTAAAAATACTTTGAAAATCACAAAAAAAATCGTTAAAAAGATTTTTGATCAAGGTTTTCCGCTAGATAAAAAAGAATTTTTAAATATCAACTTTCCTTCCCCAAAAAGCGAATTTAAAGGCGTAAAAGTTTGTAAGGCAGGAAAAAGAGTGTATAATTTCAAGGCACATTCTAATGTCAATCCAAGAGGGGTTGAGTACTTTTGGCTAGCGGCTGCGAATTTAGATTTTGAAGATGAAACTAATAGCGATATAGCGCTTTTAAAGCAAGGATACGCCACGATAACGCCCATAATGCTTGATTTAAGTGCTTATGAAAAAATGAAAAAAGTTAAAAAATGGTTAAAGGCAAACGATGAATGA
- the peb3 gene encoding AcfC family glycoprotein adhesin PEB3 — protein sequence MKKIVKLFSICALTLSIANADINLYGPGGPHTALKDVANKYAEKTGVKVNVNFGPQATWMEKAKENADILFGASDQSALAIASDFGEDFNASKIKPLYFREAIILTQKGNPLKIKGLKDLANKKVRIVVPEGSGKSNTSGTGVWEDMIGRTGDIKTIQNFRSNIVAFAPNSGSARKLFAENKADAWITWIDWSKSNPDLGSVVAIEKDLVVYRTLNIVAKENSDKEVYDFIAYLESKEAKEIFKKYGWRE from the coding sequence ATGAAAAAAATCGTCAAATTATTTAGTATATGTGCTTTAACTTTAAGTATAGCAAATGCTGATATAAATCTTTATGGACCAGGTGGTCCGCATACAGCTTTAAAAGATGTGGCAAATAAATACGCCGAAAAAACAGGTGTAAAAGTCAATGTAAATTTTGGTCCTCAAGCTACTTGGATGGAAAAAGCTAAAGAAAATGCAGATATTTTATTTGGCGCTTCGGATCAATCAGCTTTAGCTATAGCAAGTGATTTTGGAGAAGATTTTAATGCCAGTAAAATTAAGCCTTTGTATTTTAGAGAAGCTATTATTCTAACTCAAAAAGGCAATCCTTTAAAAATCAAGGGCTTAAAAGATTTGGCTAATAAAAAAGTAAGAATTGTTGTTCCAGAAGGATCAGGAAAGAGCAATACTTCTGGAACGGGTGTTTGGGAGGATATGATAGGAAGAACTGGGGATATAAAAACTATACAAAATTTTAGATCCAATATAGTAGCTTTTGCGCCAAATAGCGGAAGTGCTAGAAAACTTTTTGCGGAAAATAAAGCAGATGCGTGGATCACATGGATTGATTGGTCAAAAAGCAATCCTGATCTAGGAAGTGTTGTGGCGATCGAAAAAGATTTAGTGGTTTATAGAACTTTAAATATTGTGGCAAAAGAAAATAGCGACAAAGAAGTATATGATTTCATCGCATATTTAGAATCCAAAGAAGCTAAAGAGATTTTCAAAAAATACGGCTGGAGAGAGTAG
- a CDS encoding DUF817 domain-containing protein, giving the protein MRILNHLDAILTNQKARNYKGFKRFCMEFWFFGIKQARACLFAGLFFIAMFCVPREGLFGIYRYDLLLIIALIIQAWMVLSKLESKDELKAICLFHFLGFLLEAFKTSVVNSWAYPDFAYTKIWGVPLFSGFMYAAVGSYVIQAWRLFDMKVSHHPPFTLAVLSSGLIYINFFTHHYIGDYRYYILAFLLGLYARSVIIFTPLDKERKMPLLLSFVLVGFFIYLAENLGTLLGVWRYPNQLGAWALVSLGKWGAWSLVIVMTFTITLFLKDIKSRIHVAK; this is encoded by the coding sequence TTGCGAATTTTAAATCATCTAGATGCCATTTTAACCAATCAAAAAGCAAGAAATTATAAAGGTTTTAAACGCTTTTGTATGGAGTTTTGGTTTTTTGGTATAAAACAAGCTAGGGCATGTTTGTTTGCAGGGCTTTTTTTCATCGCGATGTTTTGTGTGCCACGCGAAGGACTTTTTGGAATTTATCGTTATGATTTACTTTTAATCATTGCTTTAATAATACAAGCTTGGATGGTACTTAGCAAATTAGAAAGTAAAGATGAATTAAAAGCTATTTGTTTGTTTCATTTTTTAGGCTTTTTGCTCGAAGCTTTTAAGACTTCAGTTGTAAATTCTTGGGCTTATCCAGATTTTGCCTATACAAAAATTTGGGGAGTACCACTTTTTTCTGGTTTTATGTATGCAGCGGTTGGAAGTTATGTGATACAAGCTTGGAGACTTTTTGATATGAAAGTTTCTCACCATCCTCCATTCACTTTAGCGGTGCTAAGTTCAGGACTCATTTATATTAATTTTTTTACTCATCATTATATAGGTGATTATAGGTATTATATTTTGGCTTTTTTGCTAGGACTTTATGCAAGAAGTGTGATTATTTTTACTCCTTTAGATAAAGAACGCAAAATGCCACTTTTATTAAGCTTTGTTTTGGTGGGATTTTTTATATATTTAGCTGAAAATTTAGGCACACTTTTAGGTGTTTGGAGATATCCTAATCAACTTGGTGCTTGGGCTTTAGTAAGTCTTGGAAAATGGGGTGCGTGGAGTTTGGTTATTGTGATGACTTTTACTATAACTTTATTTTTAAAGGATATTAAAAGTCGCATTCATGTGGCAAAATAA
- a CDS encoding RICIN domain-containing protein, with the protein MQKIKFSLIFLIFAVIFSACSSKEQQINPLGRSYGKFSDSDPLKLGSTPTPPAKQKTPSLVEGKKFPVIPLTPPIVATNTFKGDNAIKGPLPRLKSKNEFASNALYENSGIVSDFVTIMNPNGAALTVWALNPGNWIWGYNLFDSRPFGDARVWQLIEFPNNTVMIKNAKTLTCLNAYRNGIVHYPCDQSNFAQFWRLLPMSNGAFQIQNFATQQCIQTPVGNVMEEFSFNFYNIYLTDCLKSKEKNLDRQWTISAPTFKGRSPYSGIGELE; encoded by the coding sequence ATGCAAAAAATAAAATTTAGTTTAATTTTTTTAATTTTTGCGGTTATTTTTTCGGCTTGTTCTTCAAAAGAACAACAAATAAATCCTTTAGGTAGATCTTATGGTAAATTTAGCGATAGCGATCCTTTAAAGCTTGGTTCAACGCCAACACCACCTGCAAAGCAAAAGACTCCAAGTTTGGTTGAAGGTAAGAAATTTCCAGTTATACCGCTTACACCGCCTATAGTTGCTACAAATACCTTTAAAGGCGATAATGCTATAAAAGGTCCTTTGCCAAGACTTAAATCAAAAAATGAATTTGCCTCTAATGCCTTATATGAAAATTCAGGCATTGTGAGTGATTTTGTCACTATTATGAATCCTAATGGAGCTGCATTGACTGTTTGGGCTTTAAATCCAGGTAATTGGATATGGGGATACAACTTGTTTGATAGTAGACCTTTTGGCGATGCAAGAGTTTGGCAACTCATCGAATTTCCAAACAACACTGTGATGATTAAAAATGCAAAAACTCTTACTTGTTTAAATGCGTATAGAAATGGCATAGTGCATTATCCTTGCGATCAAAGCAATTTTGCACAATTTTGGAGACTTTTGCCCATGAGTAATGGGGCTTTTCAAATTCAAAATTTTGCAACGCAACAATGCATACAAACACCAGTTGGAAATGTAATGGAGGAATTTAGCTTTAATTTTTATAATATTTATTTAACTGATTGTTTAAAATCAAAGGAAAAAAACTTAGATAGACAATGGACTATTAGTGCGCCAACTTTCAAAGGTAGATCACCTTATTCTGGCATAGGAGAATTAGAATGA
- a CDS encoding cytolethal distending toxin subunit B family protein — MKKIIFLVFSVNLLFGALENYNSGTWNLQGSSAATESKWNISIRQLVTGDNPMDVLAVQEAGVLPSTAVQTPRQVQPVGVGIPIHEYEWNLGSASRPNSVFIYYSRVDVGANRVNMAIVSRVQADEVFVLPPPTVASRPIIGIRIGNDAFFSIHALASGGNDAGAIVTAVDMFFRNRPDINWMILGDFNREAGALVPLLDASLRSRINVVTPSSFTQTGGRTIDYAVTGNSNTATLYTPPPIVAILAMAGLRTFLSSDHFPVNFRRP; from the coding sequence ATGAAAAAGATAATATTTTTAGTTTTTAGTGTGAATTTATTATTTGGTGCCTTAGAAAACTACAATAGTGGAACTTGGAATTTGCAAGGTTCATCAGCAGCAACGGAGAGTAAATGGAATATTAGCATAAGACAACTTGTAACAGGCGATAATCCTATGGATGTTTTAGCTGTGCAAGAAGCGGGAGTTTTGCCAAGTACTGCAGTGCAAACTCCAAGACAAGTCCAACCCGTAGGAGTAGGAATACCAATCCATGAATATGAGTGGAATTTAGGCTCTGCTTCAAGACCAAATTCTGTTTTTATTTATTACTCAAGAGTGGATGTGGGTGCAAATCGCGTTAATATGGCAATTGTTAGCAGAGTGCAAGCAGATGAGGTTTTTGTTTTACCACCTCCAACAGTTGCTTCAAGACCAATCATTGGCATACGCATAGGAAACGATGCATTTTTTAGCATACATGCTTTAGCAAGTGGTGGAAATGATGCAGGAGCTATTGTAACTGCTGTAGATATGTTTTTTAGAAATAGACCAGATATTAATTGGATGATTTTAGGTGATTTTAATAGAGAAGCGGGTGCTTTAGTGCCTTTACTTGATGCAAGCTTAAGATCTCGTATTAATGTTGTAACACCATCTTCTTTTACTCAAACGGGCGGAAGAACTATTGATTATGCTGTTACGGGAAATTCAAATACTGCTACACTTTACACCCCGCCACCAATAGTTGCTATTTTAGCTATGGCAGGACTTAGAACCTTTTTATCTTCCGATCACTTTCCTGTGAATTTTAGAAGACCTTAG
- a CDS encoding cytolethal distending toxin subunit A: protein MKKILILFLAILGFLKATPILDELEDFTQMFAIRSLETGISLSPFRYSSQKLEEQNWFLKEIVLSDELKAKDRYAKQRPFGYVQFVNPRGSNVCLAVLNDKAFGTKSCKQDLQDGTMQTVFSIMPTINAAVQIRSLTNGGVKCMSTFADPNIAIENRFGLDDCTVNPSVPIELRELFFFSPAIVEATPIY, encoded by the coding sequence ATGAAAAAAATTTTAATTTTATTTTTAGCAATTTTAGGCTTTTTAAAAGCTACACCTATTTTGGATGAATTGGAAGATTTTACGCAAATGTTTGCTATAAGATCTTTAGAAACAGGAATTTCTTTAAGCCCATTTAGATACAGTTCGCAAAAATTAGAAGAGCAAAATTGGTTTTTAAAAGAAATAGTGCTTAGTGATGAATTAAAAGCCAAGGATAGATATGCTAAACAACGCCCTTTTGGTTATGTGCAATTTGTAAATCCTAGAGGAAGTAATGTATGCTTAGCTGTGTTAAATGATAAAGCTTTTGGGACAAAATCTTGCAAACAGGATTTGCAAGATGGCACAATGCAGACTGTTTTTTCTATAATGCCTACAATTAATGCTGCAGTGCAAATTAGATCGCTAACCAATGGTGGAGTAAAATGCATGAGTACTTTTGCTGATCCAAATATCGCTATAGAAAATCGCTTTGGTTTGGATGATTGCACCGTAAATCCATCTGTACCTATAGAATTAAGAGAGCTTTTCTTTTTCTCTCCTGCTATAGTCGAAGCAACCCCGATTTACTAA